In Oligoflexia bacterium, a single genomic region encodes these proteins:
- a CDS encoding ABC transporter substrate-binding protein: MHIKQLVSHWLRFGLGLSLIGLWSCTSQFVNVGRREPAKKVFRVVTQSNLSTLHPSQLNSYTETILGLQIHEPLLYVVPETGKIVPLAAESYRQNFDEKSITFKLRSNLKWSNGQEITADDYVYAISYILNKNNKSPHIAKLIHIKGAQKLIEGEILSPNELGVKSLGKKIFKIEFEHFDLRTVMLFARPWTSPLRKINTMGSLQDQQDFSSWVGSGMFVPVRKNEQVILLRKNPYHRWASKIEVDEISVFYNKNLEQIEKTGPQQVHLLGHRGFSIDFDEYKMSFVQQGYKYVYEPDLLTMFLRLNNKQEILKDVAIRRAIAMSINRDFIKQSLHFNSYQAAYSMMPKNVLGYQPPSGFSYSKTRAMEELESLGYCVEQGRNNCKQLGELQFIYVDTPRNEKIALAMQQLFLNALPFKRVILKAEKQSEFDQKIVKGDFDMALDTVGALPDNAFGILEAFLPSRASAGSFYHIGFEKTLNKAFEHAYWSQVLQGIRQAEGVLLDSVELVPIFHIVTGRVMSNKLLGFKPNVFSEQVYSTINIKE; encoded by the coding sequence ATGCATATCAAACAATTAGTATCACACTGGCTTCGTTTTGGACTTGGCCTAAGTCTTATTGGTTTATGGTCATGTACATCTCAATTTGTAAATGTTGGTCGAAGAGAACCGGCTAAAAAAGTATTTAGAGTTGTTACGCAAAGCAATTTAAGCACATTGCATCCAAGTCAATTAAATAGTTATACAGAGACAATATTAGGTTTACAAATTCATGAGCCTTTATTGTATGTTGTTCCGGAGACGGGAAAAATTGTTCCATTGGCAGCTGAGAGTTACAGGCAGAATTTTGATGAAAAAAGTATTACATTTAAACTAAGATCAAATTTAAAATGGTCAAATGGACAAGAAATTACAGCAGACGATTATGTTTATGCCATCAGCTATATATTAAATAAAAATAATAAAAGTCCTCATATTGCAAAGTTGATTCATATCAAAGGTGCACAAAAGTTAATAGAAGGAGAAATTCTGTCGCCCAATGAACTGGGAGTAAAATCTTTAGGTAAAAAGATTTTTAAAATTGAATTTGAACATTTTGATTTAAGAACAGTCATGCTGTTTGCGCGTCCATGGACCAGTCCTTTAAGAAAAATAAACACGATGGGTTCATTGCAAGATCAACAAGATTTTTCTTCATGGGTAGGGAGTGGCATGTTTGTTCCGGTGAGGAAGAATGAACAAGTTATTTTGTTGCGTAAAAACCCTTATCATCGTTGGGCAAGTAAAATAGAAGTAGATGAGATTAGTGTTTTTTATAATAAAAACTTGGAGCAAATAGAAAAGACTGGACCTCAGCAAGTTCATTTGTTGGGGCATAGAGGGTTTTCAATTGATTTTGATGAATATAAAATGAGTTTTGTACAACAGGGATATAAATATGTTTATGAACCAGATTTATTAACCATGTTCTTAAGGCTAAATAATAAACAAGAAATATTAAAAGATGTGGCTATACGTAGAGCAATAGCAATGTCAATTAACAGAGATTTTATTAAACAGTCTTTGCATTTCAATAGTTATCAAGCAGCTTACTCAATGATGCCAAAAAATGTTTTAGGCTACCAACCACCTTCAGGGTTCTCATACTCAAAAACACGTGCAATGGAAGAGCTAGAAAGTTTAGGGTACTGTGTTGAGCAAGGTCGAAATAATTGCAAACAATTGGGAGAGCTACAGTTTATATATGTTGATACCCCCCGCAATGAAAAAATTGCTTTGGCTATGCAACAACTTTTCTTAAATGCATTGCCTTTTAAGCGAGTTATATTAAAAGCCGAGAAGCAAAGTGAATTTGATCAAAAAATTGTTAAAGGTGACTTTGATATGGCTTTGGATACTGTTGGAGCATTACCAGACAATGCATTTGGTATCTTAGAAGCCTTCTTGCCAAGTAGAGCAAGTGCAGGTAGTTTTTACCACATTGGTTTTGAAAAAACTTTAAACAAAGCCTTTGAACATGCTTATTGGAGTCAAGTGCTTCAAGGTATTAGACAAGCTGAAGGAGTCCTTCTAGATAGTGTTGAATTGGTTCCAATTTTTCATATAGTTACAGGGCGTGTCATGAGTAACAAGCTTCTAGGATTTAAACCTAATGTTTTTTCTGAACAAGTATATTCAACTATTAACATTAAAGAATAA